In Paenibacillus durus, the DNA window CTCGTGATTACAACCAACCCACAGGCGGCTGTCAACACAAACGTTGCAACCAACCGGCCACATACGATGGTGAACGGGCAGGACGTGAGTTTAAGTGTTCAACAGAGTGAATCCAGCACTGGCTTGGCTGAGCGCCCGCATCAAGAAACAAGCATACACCTCCCGGGAGAAGACATCAGCGACCCTAAACAGAATATGCCTGTACAGATTATCAAGGAGAATACAATTACAACCATCCCACAGGTGTCAACCAATCCAAACGTGACAACCAATCCGCCACTTATGCCGGTGAACCAGCAGGATAGCAGTTTACGCATTCAGCATCGTGAATCCAGCACTGGCTTGGCTGAGCGCCCGCATCAAGGAACAAACATACACCTTTCCTCAGGTGAAGCGATCAGCGACCCTAAACAGAATGTGCCTGCACAGACTATCAAGGAGAATAAAAAAAACCAAGCAGTGACGAATCCCGGAACGGTGATCAGCAAACCTGGTTTAAAGAGTGATCCCGATAAAACGTTGGCGGATAGCCAGAAGTCTCATCTTATCCAAAGCATCCCGCAAGAAGCGCCGGTCGTTAATGATAGCCCGGTCACCTGGAGACGCACTTTCGAAGCGGAAAAAGCCAGTGATACGGCCGCAATAGATTTTTTGCAAAAGAGAAAAGGCCCTCTTCATCAGAGTGGTTCTAATACAGAGTCGGCAGATCAATCGCAATTGACAGTCAAGCGGCAGGCCTGGAGGTACAGCGGGTCTAAAAGGACCGATCCGGGCAGCAGCCTCAGTTGGATCGAATGGGCACATAATCAAAAATCGGTACAAACAAGCGATCCTCGTGTGATAATTCCAGAACCGGAGGCAGCATCCGTATCACATGATCCCATACTGGAGCCCAGGGTTGAAAAAGAACCACTGATAATTAAAGATATCCTGAGAACAGACAGTATTGAACAGGTCAAGGGTAAAGCCAACAAAATTGTGAAGGAGACAAATAAGAAGTACACCAAAGTATCTACTCTAGAGGATGTAAACATAAAAATTACTGGAGAGAACGGTAATGGCTCGATTCGAGGAAGCGGACGTCATAACAGAGGATTATAAATTAGGAGTGATCATGTGATCCAGAATGAGAAAGAAATTACGGTTCTCGTTGAAAAAATAATCACGCGGCAAATAAAACAGCTGCAAGAAAAATTCTTGGGAAAAATCAATGCTGACCTGAAAAATGAAAACGGAAATGCAAGTGTCAAACAAAGTGGGAACGGCATAGTATATGTAGATAATACAGGAATCGCATATGCTATGGTCTTATTCTATTATCATTTCATGGATGAAGAGCATAGAAAAGCCATGAATATCGATGAGATTTTAGGCAGACTCGATGGGATTATTTCCGAGAACCGTAAAACTTTTACGGATGTCATTGAATCATTAAAACCCTCAGAAGAATGAAATGACACCGGACAGCTCAGTGGTAAAATGAACTGTCCGGCCGGCAACTCAACACATGAACTTAAGATCTCTTAGAATTAGTAATCTACGTGAGCGTTACCGTTTTTGACTTGAATAAAAATTTTCTGCTCCGATTCCTGTTCCGACTCCTGCTCCGATTTTTGTTCAGCTTTTTGCTCAGATTCCTGTTTGGCATCTTGATCTGCTTTGGCAGAAGCAAAAGCTTGTGCGAATGCTTTGGCAAAAGCTTCACTTATTGCCTTTGCAAGAGCTTCGTTTTCGTTCTTATTTTCGTTCTCATTTTTGTTCTCATTTTTGTTCTCATTTTCATTTTCATTTTCGTTTTCGTTTTCGTTTTCGTTCTTATTGATACTTTTTTGGAGCTGCAAGGCAACTGCGATGACCAGCGAAAGAAAATCTTCGTAATTTCTCAATGTGCTATCCCCTTATCTGAACATTATTTGTTTTTATTTGGATGTATTACCATTTTTTATTGCGTTTTACATGTGCGTTACCATTTTTAACCTCTATATAAATGTTTTGATCGGAATCCTGATCGGAATCCTGATCGGATTTTTGTTTAGCTTTTTGATCGGAATCCTGTTTGAGTTCCTGCTCTGCCTCCGCTTTGGATTTTGCACTTGCATAAGCTTTAGCGAAAGCTGCAGCCAAAGCTTTTGCCCGTGCCTTATTCTCGTTGTCATTGTCGTTGTCATTGTCGTTGTCATTGTCATTGTCGTTGTCGTTGTCGTTCTCGTTATCATTCTCGTTTTTGTTAAAGCTCAGTTGTGCTTGTAATGCTGCGGCAATTGCGGCTCCAAGAGCATCTATATCAAATTCTCTATCACTCATGTTGTGTCTCCTTTCAGTTTGATAATGTATCATATGACAGAGAATCCGATTCGAAAGGGTGATTAAACTGGATGAAAAATCCATTTTTCACATGCTATCGCGTGGTTGGTTGAACGAAAAAAGCATCCCTCCCAGATCTGCGAGAGGAATGCTTTTTGAAATACATAGGCCTATTAATATTTATAAATCACATTGCAAGAAGTAATTCCCGCTCCTACCGACCAGAAGACGATGACATCGCCGCGTTTGATTTCGCCCTCTTCAATCGATTTGGCAAAGGCGATAAACGGGCTGCTTGTCCCTGTGTAGCCAAACTCATCCCCAATAAACTTGAATTTCTCAGGGTCCTCGTTAAGCTGATCGCAAATGATATCGATATTTTTCTTGGCAAATTGAGACAGGAAGTATTTTTTGACATCCGACTTGGTCAGTCCGTTCTCCTTGAGCAGTCTTTCGATGGCGTTCTTCGCACTCAAGAAAGCTTCATCCGTATCGAACGGCAGCCATTCGATTCGCTTGTCGCTCTCCTCCAAGTCCTCCCTGTATATATTGGAGAATCCCTTGGCAGGCAGAACAATCGTATCATGCAGCGAAGAATCCGTATAGAATGAAGAATCGATAAATCCGCAATCGCTATCCTCCACTCGTTCAAGGATAAGTGCGGCAGCGGCATCTCCAAAATTGGAGTATGGAACTTCTTCATTTGTCCTGGAGTATTTATTCAATTGCTCCGCTCCGACAATCATGGCATATTTGACATTTGGATTCGACAGCATATTGCGGCTGATCTGTTCCAGCGCGACGACCATTCCCACACAGTTGGAGTTGATATCATAAACGATAGCGGAGTTCTTGCCGCCGAGTGCATGATGCACTTTCACAGCGTTGGTCGGCTGTACATACTCGGGTGTTCCTGATGAAAATACGATCATGTCTAGCTCAGCGCTATCAATACCCGTTTGGTATAGTACTTTTTGGGCCGCTTCAATTCCCATCGTTAGTGGGTTTTCATGGGGATCATTAGACAGATAACGGGTCTCCCGTCCGGTTACCTCCAGAAGCCCCGTAATATCCTTCCCTTGCCGTTCAAAATGCTTCACAAAGTACTCGTTGCCAACTTTATTTTCCGGATGGTAGATCGCTACCCCGCAAATTTTTACATTTGCACTCATTATTTTTCATCCCCTTTTTCAAAATTCGGCATCACAAAAGGCAGTACTCCGGCTGATACAATAGCGCGACGTGCTGCCTGGTTTATTATAGCTGAAGCTTTCCAGGGTCATCCACGAACTGGAACTTGTCCCGCATGTTCGTTTCCCGTGCAACCCGCTTAAGCTGCATTTGCCCCACAGGATTTTGTGGATTAATGAAGCTCACCGATTTGAACTCCGCATACGCTTGATACGCATCACGCAAGTATGGCAGTAAATCGGGCTTGAAGGTCGAAAGGCCTTGGCAGTCGATTACGATGCTGTATTCATCCTTGTTTAAAGAAGCCGCATTCTTCTCGTAGTCTACAAAAAATTTCTCTGCCTCATCCACCCCGTAAAAACCAAAGAGGTCAATGTGAAACACCTTTGCTTTGGGATCAACCCACATATGATGCCGTCCCAGTTGGTTTGTTGATTCTGCCATCTGTCATTACCGCCTTTCGTCTTAGACACATTGTTTGAATATAATCTCCGAGCTGACAATCCCTGGTAGCATATACTATATGTATCGGATAAGAATCAGAAATCTTTAGTAAAAAAGAACCAATATACTGATTATTCTGATCGGCTTGCCCCCAGAAGGAATCTAGCACAACTTGGCGTATGCATCATACGTCCTTTTTATATGAGATTAAACTATTCGGTATATGTCCAATGGCAAGAATCACACCGCAGATCAATAAATAAACGGAATGCAGCACGACCGAGCCAAAAAGAAAATAGAGGACCGGGCTAACCGCTAGAGGTACCGGAATCCCAATCATTGGAGCGAACAATAGGCTATATTCCCTACCCCGCCCAAAATATCGTATCCATCCTATGTAATAAAGTAATAGAGATATTATCATTCCGATCAGTGAAATGACCTCATATGAATGTTCAATATGTACAGATGAGAAAATAGGAATTATGAATACCCCGAGCCGTCCAACCCCTTCTGCCGCCGAGAGAATTGGACTCCCTTTTTCTTCTGCTTGGTTAGGTCCATTCCTTGGCTGGAATCTAAAAAACATAAGATTTGGCAGTAAAATCAAAAACGGTATAATAAGACTAACCGGATGCAACAACTCGATCTCCCCCTAGTTGATTTACTTTTCGAGCAAACTACGATCGCTCTGTTCTTCCTACCAAATTATTCCAGACTAATCCCCTCAAATAATTACAACAATAGATTAGAACAACAAAACTACAGGAGTGATTATATTATGCCTCTACAGCCTTATGGTGTGTTAAAGGGAAAAGTATCGAGAGGGGAGCCAGTTCCAGAAAATTCAAATGACACTACCCCTCATTACCGTGCCACGGTGGAAGCCAACAATAAGGAGTACGAAATACAGATTAATGTCAAGTCGAAGAAAGCCCCATCCGAATTATTATATTTGGTCAGTGAGGATTTTCATGCGGATCAAATCACACATTTACCCGGCCTTCCCGAAGGGTTTAATGAAATTACTTCAACCGATCGACAAATTGCTCTGGACTATATCAGAGGGGGATTGTTTGACCCGGGTAAGATGACCGAGCTTCCCTACAGAGTAAGCGGCCCCGACAACGATCTCAACGAAAAGGTTGACAACTATATTAAAGAAGCCATTTCAAAGAGAGCGGTCATCTACGTATTTGGCGAACCCTATAATAATCGACGGGGAATGCACAATATACACATGAACCAAGGCAACCATCGGGATTTTGTGGGGGACGATGGCATTTGGCAGGACGGCGGAATCCTCATTCATTTTGAAGAAGAAAATCGCTGGGCCGGTATGTTCCTGGCTTTCCAATCTCAATCCTGGTGTACTGACGATCAAGGGCATTCCGAACGGCCGGTCAGTGTATGCAATCATAAGACGGTACGCAGAGCTGAGGCGGCTCAATAACGGACGGTGTGTCCTTACCTCGATCATCCTGCTTTCCAGCCTTGCGGCAAGTTTACAAGCCTTTACCCTGGCGGTTGATGTGGATATTTCAGACGGAAGCTTAAACCGGGGAGCCCTGATTACCGCTGTCGGAACAGGGCTTGCTGGAATATTCGGTGTGGCCCCGGCCATGCCAATGGCAATATCGGCAGGTTTTATCACCGTTACGGGCATCGCCTTACGGCTTCCTTTTATGTTGGCATCCGCAGCCGTTGCGGTGCTGGGCTCTTCCCCTTTTTAGGACAATGCTCTCAACCAGATCATGGAGCCGTGGATGTAGTCAAACGGTTCATCAGGATCGCCAGAAACCGCCCGCTATCCACTTCAAGGCAGACCTCCACATTGCCATCCTCTGCGCGGACAGCGACAGTCTGCCCTGTCTTTGCACGGTGATCGTATTCGACGGTCACTTTCATTTTTTCGGTTTGGACAAGCGACCGGTCGATGAGAAGCGAGACGGTAAGCGGGTCATGCATAAACGTCTTCTTCTCCTTGATAAAATCGAACCAGAAATCCATCTGCCGAGCCAGCGCGGCATTCAGCGGATCATTCGTCTCCTGCAGCCGTTTGCGATGTTCATCGGTAATAATGACCTGCTTTGTGACATCCAGTCCCACCATTACAATAGGCGCGCCGCTGCCGAATACGACAGATGCCGCTTCCGGGTCGCTGACAATATTATGCTCGGTCACAGGTAATTCGGCAGCATTGCGGCCAAGTCGGGTAACGCCGCCCATCAGAATAATTTCTTTGACGTTATGGGCGATCCGCGGCTCGCGGATCAGGCAGGCGGCGATATTCGTCAGCGGTCCGATCGGCACCAGCGTAATTTCGCCCGGATTCGCCATAATCGTATCGATGATGAAATCGACAGCGTGGCGCTCTTCGTAAGGAAGCGATTCTCCTTCCTCAATAAGCCCTTTCCCTTCGTGGCCGGCCATCCATATTTCACGGTTGCCGAGCAGCGGCCGATCCAGACCGGCGTATACGCGTACGTCTTCCCGGCCGCCATGCTGAAGCATTTTGGTGACCATCCGGGCGCGTAAATCGGCATTTCCGTACACAGTCGTGACACCTTCGAGAACAAGCTCCGGGGATTTCATCGCCAGCGCAAGAGCCATGGCGTCATCAATATCGCTGCCGATATCTGTATCGATAATTAAACGGTTCATATCCTTTTCCTCTCTCTTTGCGGCTTTTTTCGATATGGCTGAAGTCATGTTCTGATTTTATCAAATTTTAAATGAAATTTTTATAAAAATTTCGACGTAAAATGCACCCGCTTAAAATTTTCATTAGTTTGACCTGAAGGTTGTTCTAATGTCCATCCCAAGGGGTGCACTTTACGTGAAATGCAGCGCTTTATTACTTGTCCCTCCTAGTTAGTCTGTACCGGTTACGCGGCTTTTGTCCAGGTGGATGCCGAGGATATGCTGGTCATCGACCAAGGGACGCATCACGCCAGAATACGCAAACACACGATAATCCAATCCCCCGAAATCGCCAGGAGCAGCCTTTATTTTGTAAAAGAAGGAGCCTTGCGCCTCTATATCATCAATGCGGAAGGGAAACAGTTTACCGTAGGTATTTTGGGAAAAGGAAGCACGTTTGGCGAGGTGGAATCTTTCTCACTAAATCAAAGAAATAGCATGCTGGAAAAAATGGCCCTCGGCACCGTAAAAGAAAAAATCTTCTCATGAAATACTCCTGCGTTGTTAGCTGCTCCGAATTAGAGAACCGGGAACCCTCATGGATTCCCGATCTCTCGGTCTTAAAGCTCCCCAAGTTAGAATTTAATGCAAATCTTTCCAAAATACGACCCTTCCGCCAAGTATTGCAGTGCTTCGACAGTGCGTTCGAATGGAAATACACGGTCAATAACCGGACGAAGCCCGTTTTGCCGGATTGCTAGGTTCATCGATTCGAACATGTCGCGGCTTCCGACGTTAATGGCCTGCAGGCGAGCTCTTCTTAAAATGGCGGGGATAATCGCAAAACCATCCACTTGGTAGCCCGAAAGACCGCCTACCATGCTGATCTGTCCACCCACTCGCAGCGCCGAGATTGACTTGTTCAGTGTAGCCGATCCGCCCAGATCGACGATATGATCGGCACCGCGTCCATCCGTTAGTTCCAGAACGATCTGATCCCATTCGGGCGTTTGTTTGTAATTGATCCCGAAGTCCGCCCCGAGTTCCTTTGCCCGCTTAAGCTTCTCATCGCTGCTGGATGTTATGATCACCGTTGCACCGTGAAGCTTGGCGAATTGAAGCGCGAACAGGGAGACGCCTCCTGTGCCTTGCACGACAACGGTATCACCGGCTTTGACTTTGCCTTCTTCTACGATAGCATGCCATGCCGTCACCCCTGCGCAAGGAAGCGCCGCCGCCTCTTCATCCGTCAAATGATCGGGCACGCGAACGAGTCCTTTCTCGGGAAGTACGGCATATTCCGCAAGCAGCCCATCCAGCGGACTTCCCAGCGCACTCACCCAATTGTCTCGGGTAGCCTCTCCGGAAATCCAACTTTGAGTAAAAATACCGCTCACCCGGTCACCGAGCTTGAACCTCGTCGCTCCCTCGCCCAATGCCGCCACTTCGCCCACACCGTCAGATACCGGAATTAAAGGGGCTTTCAAATCAGGATTATAAAATCCGTCAATCACGCCCAAATCTCTGGAGTTAAGGGAAACCGCCCGCATTTTGATGCAAACTTCGCCAGGACCCGGAACCGGTATCGGACGTTCGACTTCCTTCAACTGATCAATTCCAAATGCGCCTTGAATTTCGTATACTTTCATGAGAGCTCGCTCCTTTTTTGTATGGTATAGACATACATTAATACATATACTACACTTTAGTAAGGAGGCACTTTATAGTGTCCAGGGAACCTAAAGGTGCACAGGAGGACGTCAGATGAATTCTTCATATTCACATAAAACTATACAGCCCGATATATCTTTATCTATTTGCGGGTACAGCAAAGTACTTGAGATTGTTTCCAACAAATGGACAGCATTGGTCGTCTATGCAATGGAAGATGGAGTTATTCGTTACGGCGAGATAAGAAGACGAATCGAAGGCATATCCAAAAAAATGCTGACCCAGACCCTGCGGCAGCTGGAACGGAACGGATTGGTGAAGCGTGTTATTACGCCGTCCGTCCCACCAATCGTCGAATACTCACTTACTGGGCTGGGAGAATCTTTACTTGAGCCCATGAGGACACTGAATCAGTGGACGAAAGAAAATTATTCGCTGGTTGAACAGGCCAGAGAGAATTACGATCGGGATAATAGCGGGGAATGAAATTCGGAGGCGCTTATACGATTAAGCATTCGGGACCACTTTGGTCCAAGTCATCAGCGGCCTGTTTCCTCCACCCATGGCCAGAGTATATTCATATCAAGTATGTTTGAAATCCGACATTCCCACACATGGTGGTGTATGCGAGGGAAAACGGGATTAAGATTATTCCTTTATGCCCCTTTGCCAAGGGAAGATTCGAGCGTTACCCCAAGTACGGGGACGTACTCCACAAATAACCGCAATAGTAAAATTCACGGTCATACCCAGCTCCCGCAGCATATAGCTGCAGGAGCTTTTTATGTTTCAAGGCGGCTTGAGCGGCGTCAGGGACGAATAACTCCAGGCTCCACTTTAGTGCTCCGGACAACTTTCAGTGGTCATTCAGCCAAACTTCAGACAGGTTTAAGCTTCCAGGCGGATAATGGGTTCACAGAACCGAACAAGAAGATTGGAGATGAACGCGTGAACAAGAAAAAACCGTATGTGAAGCTTGCCCTTGATGCAGCGATGGGCGTTACATTTGCTCTGCTGTTCAATACCAGGGTGTTTGGAGGACTGGCCTT includes these proteins:
- a CDS encoding ketoacyl-ACP synthase III; amino-acid sequence: MSANVKICGVAIYHPENKVGNEYFVKHFERQGKDITGLLEVTGRETRYLSNDPHENPLTMGIEAAQKVLYQTGIDSAELDMIVFSSGTPEYVQPTNAVKVHHALGGKNSAIVYDINSNCVGMVVALEQISRNMLSNPNVKYAMIVGAEQLNKYSRTNEEVPYSNFGDAAAALILERVEDSDCGFIDSSFYTDSSLHDTIVLPAKGFSNIYREDLEESDKRIEWLPFDTDEAFLSAKNAIERLLKENGLTKSDVKKYFLSQFAKKNIDIICDQLNEDPEKFKFIGDEFGYTGTSSPFIAFAKSIEEGEIKRGDVIVFWSVGAGITSCNVIYKY
- a CDS encoding YukJ family protein, with the translated sequence MPLQPYGVLKGKVSRGEPVPENSNDTTPHYRATVEANNKEYEIQINVKSKKAPSELLYLVSEDFHADQITHLPGLPEGFNEITSTDRQIALDYIRGGLFDPGKMTELPYRVSGPDNDLNEKVDNYIKEAISKRAVIYVFGEPYNNRRGMHNIHMNQGNHRDFVGDDGIWQDGGILIHFEEENRWAGMFLAFQSQSWCTDDQGHSERPVSVCNHKTVRRAEAAQ
- a CDS encoding solute carrier family 23 protein, which translates into the protein MDISDGSLNRGALITAVGTGLAGIFGVAPAMPMAISAGFITVTGIALRLPFMLASAAVAVLGSSPF
- a CDS encoding nucleoside hydrolase, with the protein product MNRLIIDTDIGSDIDDAMALALAMKSPELVLEGVTTVYGNADLRARMVTKMLQHGGREDVRVYAGLDRPLLGNREIWMAGHEGKGLIEEGESLPYEERHAVDFIIDTIMANPGEITLVPIGPLTNIAACLIREPRIAHNVKEIILMGGVTRLGRNAAELPVTEHNIVSDPEAASVVFGSGAPIVMVGLDVTKQVIITDEHRKRLQETNDPLNAALARQMDFWFDFIKEKKTFMHDPLTVSLLIDRSLVQTEKMKVTVEYDHRAKTGQTVAVRAEDGNVEVCLEVDSGRFLAILMNRLTTSTAP
- a CDS encoding cyclic nucleotide-binding domain-containing protein, yielding MLVIDQGTHHARIRKHTIIQSPEIARSSLYFVKEGALRLYIINAEGKQFTVGILGKGSTFGEVESFSLNQRNSMLEKMALGTVKEKIFS
- a CDS encoding zinc-dependent alcohol dehydrogenase family protein; its protein translation is MKVYEIQGAFGIDQLKEVERPIPVPGPGEVCIKMRAVSLNSRDLGVIDGFYNPDLKAPLIPVSDGVGEVAALGEGATRFKLGDRVSGIFTQSWISGEATRDNWVSALGSPLDGLLAEYAVLPEKGLVRVPDHLTDEEAAALPCAGVTAWHAIVEEGKVKAGDTVVVQGTGGVSLFALQFAKLHGATVIITSSSDEKLKRAKELGADFGINYKQTPEWDQIVLELTDGRGADHIVDLGGSATLNKSISALRVGGQISMVGGLSGYQVDGFAIIPAILRRARLQAINVGSRDMFESMNLAIRQNGLRPVIDRVFPFERTVEALQYLAEGSYFGKICIKF
- a CDS encoding winged helix-turn-helix transcriptional regulator, which produces MNSSYSHKTIQPDISLSICGYSKVLEIVSNKWTALVVYAMEDGVIRYGEIRRRIEGISKKMLTQTLRQLERNGLVKRVITPSVPPIVEYSLTGLGESLLEPMRTLNQWTKENYSLVEQARENYDRDNSGE
- a CDS encoding GNAT family N-acetyltransferase, whose protein sequence is MVVYARENGIKIIPLCPFAKGRFERYPKYGDVLHK